Part of the Triticum urartu cultivar G1812 chromosome 2, Tu2.1, whole genome shotgun sequence genome, TCTTCCTGATCTCCCCATTTGCAGCGGTCTTGAGCTCGATGGCCGCCATCTTCACCATCGCCCTGGCGAACTTGCTCTCCCACCTCCTTGGGATAAGTGCGTTCTCCACCACCTTCCTGGCTGTCCTCCGGGACGACAAGAGTGCCGCGTCGGAGGTGAAGAGCACGTTGCGCTTGAGCACATTGGTGTAGTACCGGGTGTCCAACCGGTTAGGCGTCACAATGTCCTGCACCACTGTTGGGTCGTTCGTGAAGTTGGGACTCACCGGACACTTGCTCTGCAGCAGGGTGGCGAATGCCGGGTTCATGTCCGAGGGGTTCGGCGGGAGGCGGTCGGTGAAGGACGAGCAGTGGGACACGCCGATGGTGTGCGCGCCGGAGAGCACCACGAGGTCATCCTCGTCGAGGTTCTTGGCCCTGAAATTGTCGACGAGCTGCGAGAGGTTGAAGAACGGTGGCGGAAGGAAATCGAGCGCCTCACTGGAGAGGGACACGCGCCCGTCCAGGCGCCCTGCCGGCATCCTAAAGTTGATCCTTGCACGGCTGAGGAAGAAGGAAGCGTCTCGGGCGGCAAAGGCGATAATGTCGGCGCAGGAGACCCTCCCGGGGCAAACCTTCTCGAGCGCCTCCTTGGCAGCGTCGATCACTTCGAAGCCACGCAGGCTTGGGAAGTTGGGTGGGCTGAGCTTCTCCGGCTGCGGGTTGGCCGCTGTCGGGTCGAGCAGGACGGAAGCGTCGCAACCCTGTAAGAAAACGTCGGGCGCGCACACACATGTTAATCAACACCTGGCATCACACCGACAAAATGCTAGAAACATGTCTGTACATACCAAGAAGAAATAAAATATTTATCTGACATCTGAATTAATCGGAGCATGCTTACCACTAGCAGTATTCTATCCAGCAATACGATTTTAGCAATCACCATTAACATTTCTTTAAGAAAACATTCACGAGGTTTTATGCCTTGCGTACTAATCACATGCACATGACAGATATTCTGCAGTATTACCACATGCATGGATGGATTTTCAAAATTTTAACTGTACCTGGACGAAGCAGTCGTGGAAGTGCATCCGAATTATCCCAGCGCCCAGGCCAGGGTTCTTGGACGTGGCGTTCCTCACGGCCTCCCTGACGATGTTCTCCGCCCGTGGGCACGAGCGCCTGTAGAAGCCGACACGCAGCCTCCGTCGTCCCGCAGACGGAGAAGGGGTCGGGCTCGGTGGACTAGCAGTAGGTGCGGCCATGCTTGGCGGGCTTGGTGCCGGGAAGGTGTAGCTCGGGCTAGCAGCTGGGGAGCTAATGTGGCTTGGATAGGAACCTTGATAGGCTGGCATTTCGGCTACCGGCGGACTAGCGTAGCTTGGGTAGGAGCCTTGGTAGGCTGGCATTGCGGCCGGCGCGGAGGTTTTTTGAGCAGTAGCCACGGCTCCGAGCGATGCAAGCAAGATGGCAACGGCGAGGTTTGCCATGTCTGCAGGTTCGGTGCTTGAAACTGCCTGCGC contains:
- the LOC125541147 gene encoding peroxidase 2-like, with protein sequence MANLAVAILLASLGAVATAQKTSAPAAMPAYQGSYPSYASPPVAEMPAYQGSYPSHISSPAASPSYTFPAPSPPSMAAPTASPPSPTPSPSAGRRRLRVGFYRRSCPRAENIVREAVRNATSKNPGLGAGIIRMHFHDCFVQGCDASVLLDPTAANPQPEKLSPPNFPSLRGFEVIDAAKEALEKVCPGRVSCADIIAFAARDASFFLSRARINFRMPAGRLDGRVSLSSEALDFLPPPFFNLSQLVDNFRAKNLDEDDLVVLSGAHTIGVSHCSSFTDRLPPNPSDMNPAFATLLQSKCPVSPNFTNDPTVVQDIVTPNRLDTRYYTNVLKRNVLFTSDAALLSSRRTARKVVENALIPRRWESKFARAMVKMAAIELKTAANGEIRKMCRVVNN